In a single window of the Pseudohongiella acticola genome:
- the ihfB gene encoding integration host factor subunit beta, whose protein sequence is MTKSELIERIAAKQSQLSAKDCEFAVKAVIEYMSEALSEGGRIEIRGFGSFSLHYRVPRIGRNPKTGTPVALSGKHVPHFKPGKELRDRVNNTLEH, encoded by the coding sequence ATGACAAAGTCTGAGCTTATCGAGCGCATAGCCGCCAAACAGTCGCAACTGTCAGCTAAAGATTGCGAGTTTGCCGTTAAGGCGGTCATTGAGTATATGTCTGAGGCTTTGTCAGAAGGTGGCCGGATTGAAATTCGCGGATTTGGCAGTTTTTCACTGCATTACCGTGTGCCCCGGATCGGACGTAATCCGAAAACCGGGACACCGGTGGCGCTCAGTGGAAAGCATGTTCCGCATTTCAAACCAGGCAAAGAACTGAGAGACCGTGTCAATAATACCCTGGAGCATTAA
- the rpsA gene encoding 30S ribosomal protein S1 → MSESFAELFEQSLIDVDMTPGAIVNGTVIDIDSDWVTVHAGLKSEGVIPKSQFLDENGSFSLSVGDIVKVALEAVEDGFGETRLSREKAKRAESWMELEAAFEKNEVVKGIINGKVKGGFTVDLNNIRAFLPGSLVDIRPIRDTTHLEGQLLEFKLIKLDQKRNNVVVSRRAVLEAVSSEERDELLASLQEGLVIKGIVKNLTDYGAFVDLGGVDGLLHITDMSWKRIKHPSEIVNVGDEIKVKVLKYDRERNRVSLGLKQLGEDPWVDIKARYPEETKVKARVTNLTDYGCFAELEEGVEGLVHVSEMDWTNKNVHPSKIVQLGDEVEVMILDIDEERRRISLGIKQCFQNPWDRFAEQFKKGDKISGSIKSITDFGIFIGLDGNIDGLVHLSDISWDESGEDAVRAYKKGDEIETVILSVDPERERISLGIKQLSEDPFANYVGEFEKGSIVKATITAVEAKSATVDLGNGVEGMLRASEISRDKVEDARNVLKEGDQLDVKVVSVDRKNRVLGVSVKAIEMDDEKAAIQDHKNQDVAASGPTTIGDLIKAQMEKK, encoded by the coding sequence ATGAGTGAAAGTTTCGCTGAATTATTTGAACAAAGTCTGATTGATGTTGATATGACACCTGGCGCCATCGTCAACGGCACAGTTATCGATATCGATTCTGACTGGGTTACCGTCCACGCCGGACTCAAGTCCGAGGGCGTTATTCCCAAAAGCCAGTTCCTGGATGAGAACGGCAGTTTTTCTCTGTCAGTTGGTGACATCGTCAAAGTAGCACTGGAAGCCGTCGAAGACGGTTTTGGTGAAACACGACTGTCCAGAGAGAAAGCCAAACGGGCAGAGTCCTGGATGGAGCTGGAAGCGGCTTTCGAAAAGAACGAAGTGGTCAAAGGTATTATCAACGGAAAGGTCAAAGGCGGTTTCACTGTCGACCTCAACAATATCCGTGCGTTCCTGCCAGGTTCTCTGGTCGACATTCGTCCGATTCGCGACACCACGCATCTGGAAGGTCAGCTGCTTGAATTTAAACTGATCAAACTGGATCAGAAGCGCAACAACGTTGTGGTATCACGTCGTGCTGTGCTGGAAGCAGTCAGCTCGGAAGAGCGTGATGAGTTGCTGGCAAGCCTGCAGGAAGGTCTTGTTATCAAGGGTATCGTCAAGAACCTGACAGATTACGGCGCATTCGTCGATCTGGGCGGTGTAGACGGCCTGCTGCATATTACTGACATGTCGTGGAAGCGCATTAAGCACCCAAGCGAAATCGTCAATGTCGGCGACGAGATCAAAGTCAAAGTATTGAAGTATGACCGCGAGCGTAATCGTGTATCTCTGGGCCTGAAACAACTGGGTGAAGATCCATGGGTTGATATCAAAGCCCGTTACCCGGAAGAAACCAAGGTCAAGGCACGCGTTACCAATCTGACTGACTACGGCTGCTTCGCCGAGCTGGAAGAAGGCGTTGAAGGTCTGGTACACGTGTCGGAAATGGATTGGACAAACAAAAACGTTCATCCATCCAAGATTGTGCAGCTGGGTGACGAAGTAGAAGTGATGATCCTGGACATAGACGAAGAACGTCGTCGTATCTCTCTGGGTATCAAACAGTGCTTCCAGAACCCATGGGATCGTTTTGCCGAGCAGTTCAAGAAAGGCGACAAGATCTCCGGTAGCATCAAATCAATCACTGATTTCGGTATCTTTATCGGGCTTGATGGCAACATCGACGGTCTGGTTCACCTGTCTGACATCTCCTGGGATGAATCAGGTGAAGATGCGGTTCGTGCCTACAAAAAAGGCGACGAAATTGAAACCGTCATTCTGTCTGTTGATCCAGAGCGTGAGCGCATTTCCCTTGGCATCAAGCAGCTGTCTGAAGATCCGTTCGCGAACTACGTTGGCGAGTTTGAGAAAGGCAGCATAGTCAAGGCAACCATCACGGCCGTCGAAGCCAAGTCTGCCACAGTCGATCTGGGTAATGGCGTTGAAGGCATGTTGCGTGCTTCCGAAATTAGCCGGGACAAGGTAGAAGACGCCCGTAATGTGCTGAAAGAAGGCGACCAGCTTGACGTTAAAGTGGTCAGTGTTGACCGCAAGAACCGAGTGCTTGGCGTTTCTGTAAAAGCCATTGAAATGGATGACGAGAAAGCCGCCATTCAGGATCATAAGAACCAGGACGTTGCGGCTTCCGGCCCGACTACCATCGGTGACCTGATCAAAGCCCAAATGGAAAAGAAATAA